From the genome of Triticum aestivum cultivar Chinese Spring chromosome 3B, IWGSC CS RefSeq v2.1, whole genome shotgun sequence, one region includes:
- the LOC123064290 gene encoding putative E3 ubiquitin-protein ligase SINA-like 9, which produces MMVVAAAANAAAPRVEIVVEFDKSLLDCPLCSLPLKPPVFQCPAKHAACGPCAANHANKCPACDDGAYERDEAADRYLLAVRVPCPNQAYGCGSSVVYCMVGDHRLVCPHAPCRCPELGCGFLCPPPALRAHLAERHAWPVTGIAYGSVLEVQMQPAEQGRRLLSAEGGEWLFLLVASERGVKVVRVSSAADEEGQGVGARARGHGHRPHGRPDA; this is translated from the exons ATGATGGTggtggccgccgccgccaacgccgccgcccCGCGAGTGGAGATCGTCGTCGAGTTCGACAAGTCCCTGCTGGACTGCCCCCTCTGCTCGCTGCCCCTCAAGCCGCCCGTCTTCCAG TGCCCGGCGAAGCACGCGGCGTGCGGCCCCTGCGCCGCGAACCACGCCAACAAGTGCCCGGCGTGCGACGATGGCGCGTACGAGCGCGACGAGGCGGCGGACCGCTACCTCCTGGCGGTCAGGGTGCCCTGCCCCAACCAGGCGTACGGCTGCGGGAGCTCCGTGGTGTACTGCATGGTGGGCGACCACCGTCTGGTGTGCCCGCACGCGCCGTGCCGCTGCCCGGAGCTCGGCTGCGGCTTCCTCTGCCCGCCGCCAGCGCTCCGCGCCCACCTCGCCGAGCGCCACGCCTGGCCCGTGACCGGCATCGCGTACGGGTCCGTGCTGGAGGTCCAGATGCAGCCCGCGGAGCAGGGGCGGCGGCTGCTGTCCGCGGAGGGCGGGGAGTGGCTGTTCCTGCTCGTGGCGAGCGAGCGCGGCGTCAAGGTGGTGCGCGTGAGCTCGGCCGCGGACGAGGAAGGGCAAGGTGTGGGTGCACGCGCCCGTGGACACGGACACCGGCCACATGGACGTCCAGATGCTTGA